TATAAGAGCTTTTCTAGCTGACAAAGCCTATATTCAAGTGCAGTGTCCAGTGCATatattggggtggcagggtagcctagtggttagagggttgggctagtaaccgaaaggttgcaagtttgaatccccgagctgacaaggtacaaatctgtcgttctgcccctgaacaaagcagttaacccactgttcctaggccataagaatttgttcttaactgacttgcctagttaaataaaggtaaaaaaaatatatgttacaTATAAAGGTAAGAAAATCCCATATTGTAGCACTTACTTTACAGTTTCTGTCATCTGCAGTGGCTTCATCAAACTCCTCTCCCAGTTTGAAGGATATTTCAGTGTTCTTGAAAGTACTCTGGGTTTTAACGACCACTTTGTCCCCCTCTTTTGCGATGATAACGGTTGGTTTGGTCACATTTCCGACCTGCCTTGTTGCAAAGCCAACACCTGTGAAAGTAATGAAAAAAGGCAATGAGAGGTGGGATCATGCAAAATGAATCACCTGACGCGAACTACTGTACATTATGTCATTGAATACAGGTAATAAATAACTTTTCTTATTATTAGTTTATAACTGTAAAGTCATGAAAACTTACCAAGTGCTTTCATGTACTCATCAAAGTTGTCACTGTCGACCAGTTTCCAGGTGGCGCAGAAGGCATCAACCATGATGAAGAGTTAGAGGACCGTGCAATAAGAGAACTGAGGTAAAGTTGATACGGATGGTGCCGGAGTCAATATGAGCTTTTTCACATAAACCTTCATTATTTGTCTGGGGCTTATTAATATGCTCATAGGGGGTGGAGACTTACTTCCCATTGGCTCAGGAGATACTTTCTGTCTTCTGATTGGTGTTGAGAGCTTGTAAAGCTATACTTTGATTTTCACTTTACATAGCATATGTCATGCCATGATTTGACACATCTATTGCAAAATACACATTATTTATCAACTGCTTGTGCATTGATTGCAGTTGCAGATCAGTCTTGTTGTGACTTAGAGTAAACATGCTAGCTACACTAACCACTGTCCTTGCTCTGCAAGACAGACGGTAAATGGAATGTGTCAGATCTAGGGCTGAAAAACCACCCAACTGGAATCAGAGTTTGTTTGACAAATCTTTGTCATTAAGTGGATTATTCCATTCTAACAGTCTCATGGGCTTTCTGCATTGAGGAGAGTTATTATGCATTCAAGTATCAATGTATTTGTTTTAGGCAAAGATAGTTCTTCATTTTCAGTATCCTAAATCTGAAGGAAAGTAACAATCAAACatttatgtattgcatattaTTGGGTAGGCTATGGATACAGTAATTATTTCTTAGCATGATTAGGTTTTGACTATTCTGATTAAATATATGCTTAAAACATATGGTATGCATGTATGAATACTATTAGGAGACAATCATCTTTTTTAACTAAAGATTTTCAGCATAATGTTCAGTGCTTTGTTTCCAAGAGCTTTGAAATTTGATACAGAGCTTTTTCTGTGTAGTTTAATAGAATGTAGACGTATTATTACAGTAGCATGAATAATCCCTATTTGAAGAAATATGTCTCCCTGATGTATTGTTTAATATCTATACTCAGTAAGTTGCTTTATATTTCATGACAATAAAAAAAGGGTGTTCAAAAAATATAATGTATATTTGCCAGTGGATTTTGTAAAAGATCCATTCATGTTGGTGTGAAAGACATGTTTGGTGCCCTCCTCTGGCCAAATCAGTCCCCACCAGACACTATGGTACAATATAAGGAGAGATATAAATTACATCTACAAAAACGAACAACATGGTTTAATTTTTCAAGGTATTGTAGCCTTTCATTTGTGGCAAACAACACACAACAATATTCTGGTTCCATGGCTAAGAAAAGCTCTGCTGATGTACTGTATTATTGCAGATGACTAAGGAAGAGTAGGAGAGACAATATAATCACAATTTTACTGCCAATGATTAAACAAGGTAGGTTTGTATCAATTTCACTGTGCAATGAGATGCCTACCTTGTACAAAGACAACacacaatttttattttattttttattatagcATCTGAAAAATATTCACCACAATGCCGTACATAAAGCATTATGTATATTAGCTGCAGTGGACATTGAAATGCATCTTTAATGGGTGGCAACTATAATGTAAAACTGTATTTACTGCccaaaaatacatatatatttttttatttctaaaAACTCAGTTGTTAACTATGCATATTttaacagtaaaaaaaaacacaaagtaGAGGTTGCACTGTAGTGCTCTAATAAACGACAATTGTAAGATACAAATTTGACTTCCATCACCAAATGgaatgtttattattttgttgtgcAAAAATAAACATTCCTGCAACTACATTTTGACATTCTGAGAAAAAATGCTTTCATTGGAATAGTTCCGTATGTAACGTATGTACAAGTCCCTCTTGCTCAAATAAGAAATGACATTTTTCAGTCATGACACTTCACCAGTTCACTTCATATGTTAATATGAACAGGACATAAGTGCAGTTTCATTCTCTGTACATGTAATGAATTTTGGGTAATCTTGAACGAATACCCCCTTATAAAGAAACAGCCTTTTCCTTTTTATAGCGCTCTCCCTTTTTCACCCAACTATTTAAGTTTCCATCGTAGGTGTCCTGACATTGCATAGCACAGTGCATGACGATTACAGTTGTCTAGTCAATTGGGTTTGTTTGAGGTGAAGCGGGCCATAGTAGAGCcagtctctctcttgttctccatcttctcttGTAGTCAGTTAGCCAGAGACCACGGCCCTATTACGTCCCCTCCGCCTTCTCCTCACCCTCTGTAGGGCACTTCGGTGGGCTTCCAGAGGACGTGCACTCTCCGCCTTCTCCTCCATCATCTGAGAAACACACCGAGCAACATTCATCATTTCAGTCAGGAACATATCTTTGAAAATGCCTCAATGCCCATGTAGTTGAAAATGTTTGCATTCCATTCACAATCCAAACTGTAGCGTATTTGTTTGTAAGACATGGAAGATACAGTATCTTGCATTCACAAGATGAAGAGAATATGAGATTGTCAACCTCAGCACATAGCTGGCTGACACCTTGAATATCAACAGAGACTAAACTGAACACAGATCCTCACAACTCAACTGCTTTGTTcataaaaaatagaaaaataaaaaatattcagcATTTCAATACAGTTTTGAACACTGTCAAAGTGAATTACTCTACAGAGAGCCTTCACCATCATTGAGATGACCGTCTCCAGGGAAAATGAGCCAACACAGACTGCTTCTTGACAGACAATTCCTTTCTGTATTTTATAGGGGATTTATACTGCAAATTGCACGCAAATGTGAAATATCTGGTTCATGCCCTCTACAACATTAGGATCTACAGTATATGCTGCTGGTTGGTTAAATCTGCTTAAATCAAGTCATGAAATGGCCAATGTGAGTAACAGAAGGAGATGAATTTCACAAAAGCTGACCATTTGAccccttgtgtgtgtttgtgtttgtgtttctgtgtgtgtttgtgtttctgtgtgtgtgtgtgcatttgtgtttgtatgtgtttgtctgtctgtctctctgtctatgtatgtgtgtgtgtttgtgcatgtgtgcaaCCGTGTGTGTGCATAATCTTGTTATTGACTCAT
The window above is part of the Salmo salar chromosome ssa15, Ssal_v3.1, whole genome shotgun sequence genome. Proteins encoded here:
- the fabp7 gene encoding Fatty acid-binding protein, brain (The RefSeq protein has 1 substitution compared to this genomic sequence) gives rise to the protein MVDAFCATWKLVDSDNFDEYMKALGVGFATRQVGNVTKPTVIIAKEGDKVVVKTQSTFKNTEISFKLGEEFDEATADDRNCKSTVSLDGDKLAHVQKWDGKEAKFVREIKDGKLVMTLTFEDIVAVRTYEKA